In Helianthus annuus cultivar XRQ/B chromosome 9, HanXRQr2.0-SUNRISE, whole genome shotgun sequence, the following are encoded in one genomic region:
- the LOC110876543 gene encoding phytochrome B-like — translation MKELAYICYEIKNPLSGIRFSNSLLEATNLTDDQNQLLETSVACQKQMLKIVKDVYMENIQEGHLELEKHDFVLGSVIDAVVSQVMFALRDGGVQLIRDVPEEVETLCLYVILIGSFSFCEFCE, via the exons ATGAAAGAGTTGGCATATATCTGTTATGAGATCAAGAATCCATTAAGTGGCATTAGATTTTCTAATTCTCTTTTGGAAGCAACAAATCTAACCGATGATCAAAATCAGTTGTTGGAAACGAGTGTCGCATGCCAGAAACAGATGTTAAAGATTGTGAAAGATGTTTATATGGAGAATATTCAAGAGGG TCATTTGGAGCTTGAAAAGCACGACTTTGTACTTGGGAGCGTAATCGATGCTGTGGTTAGCCAAGTAATGTTTGCTTTGAGAGATGGAGGTGTACAACTGATCCGTGATGTCCCGGAGGAAGTCGAAACTTTATGTCTTTATGTCATTCTTATTGGGTCGTTTtctttttgtgaattttgtgaatAA